Proteins encoded within one genomic window of Rhinolophus sinicus isolate RSC01 linkage group LG05, ASM3656204v1, whole genome shotgun sequence:
- the IL1A gene encoding interleukin-1 alpha produces the protein MAKVPDLFEDLKNCYSENEEYSSEIDQLSLNQKSFYDASYDTLHEDCMGKFTSLSTKETSKTSQFTFKESVVVVAGNGKVLKKRRLSFNKVLTDDDLEAVANDPEEEIIQPRLAAHSSQSNMKYSFQRVVKQYCILNDTLHQTIIRDTSGPYLMAAALHDLDQAVKFDMGAYTSNDESKFPVTLRISKTRLFLSAQNEDEPVLLKEMPETPKVIRDETNLLFFWESHGTKNYFKSVTHPMLFIATMQERPVHMARGQPSITDFEIIGKQP, from the exons ATGGCCAAGGTCCCCGACCTCTTTGAAGACCTGAAGAACTGTTACAG tgaaaatgaagaatacagttcCGAAATTGACCAGCTCTCTCTGAATCAG AAATCCTTCTACGATGCAAGCTATGACACACTTCATGAGGACTGCATGGGTAAATTTACATCTCTGAGTACCAAGGAGACCTCGAAGACTTCCCAGTTTACCTTCAAGGagagtgtggtggtggtggcaggcaATGGGAAGGTTCTGAAGAAGAGACGGCTGAGTTTCAACAAGGTCCTCACCGATGACGACCTGGAAGCTGTGGCCAATGACCCAGAAGAAG AAATCATCCAGCCCAGATTGGCAGCTCACAGCTCCCAGAGCAACATGAAGTACAGCTTCCAAAGGGTCGTCAAACAATACTGCATCCTGAATGACACCCTCCATCAAACTATCATTCGAGACACATCAGGTCCATATCTCATGGCAGCCGCGTTGCATGACCTGGACCAAGCAG TGAAATTTGACATGGGTGCTTATACATCAAATGACGAGTCTAAATTTCCTGTGACTCTAAGAATCTCAAAAACGCGACTGTTTTTGAGTGCCCAAAATGAAGACGAACCTGTATTGCTAAAG GAGATGCCTGAGACACCCAAAGTCATCAGAGATGAGACCAACCTCCTCTTCTTCTGGGAAAGTCATGGCACTAAGAACTACTTCAAGTCGGTCACCCACCCAATGTTATTTATTGCCACAATGCAAGAACGCCCGGTGCACATGGCAAGGGGGCAACCATCCATCACTGACTTTGAGATAATCGGAAAGCAGCCTTGA